CACAGTTTACACAAGCGCGCCGTGACCTTTATGATATTGAGATCAGAATTTTATTCCTCTTTCGGTTAGGTATTATAATCGGTTCTGTATTTGAAATTTCACGGTGGAGTGgaaaatacttaaattcaaatccacataaatatgtattaatttacATAGTGTCAAGATCATAACACTTCCTTTGCTGTAGTCGTGTCGAAAGAATGAAACagtgattgaaatgaaattattataccCCCCAGGTAAAAGACACGTTGCATTGCATGACAAACAATACTATTTTAAAAACCTAGCTAACCTaacctattttaaaaattaaaatacctacaacATACATAATTCAAAGTTTTTTCGCCAATCGTCATATAACCATAATAACcactaataaacaaaacaaagtgtTTGTCAACTTACGGTTTATCTCGACGGAATAATCTAATCAATCACTCACACACTTTTCGATTACTTTCGTTTGATACTTTCGATGTCAAAGGTCAAGTGGCGACTGACAAACAAGTGCAGGCAGCCAGTGCGGTGCCGGCGCGGTGTCGTCGGCGGCGGCGCAATGTCGCTCCGCGTCTAGCGATATGGCAACGTCGCGCTCGCGCTCGCGATTTCTTGCTTTACCGGATCCGGCGCCGCCTCACCGGATCCGGTAGGTCCAAAAACACGCCGGATCCGCCGGATTACCGGATCCGCCGGACCGGATTGCAATCCCTAAATATTAGCTGACAaaagaatttcaaattaaaataagaacTTCAGATAGTTCGTTTGACGTCAAAATTGTCTGGAAAGttggaaaatgtcaaaattccACATAGTAGTCTAAGTTTCCAACATTAGCACGTCCGTTATAAAATTACTctgattgcaataaatattatctGAATGCAACTACCTACATGCATAATCTAATATTATCTGAAAGCAACTACCTACATGCATAATCTAATATTATCTGAATGCAACTACCTACATGCGTttaatttgagaaaaaaattgttAGCAATCGAGCCGTAAGTACACAACCATTAGGAAAGCGCATTTTCAGCGATACTTCTTTCGGGGCTTTTGTTACGTTTGTATTATTTGGATTCTAATCTCAATTGAAGCCATGAAGTTAATCTCCATGTCATCTGCTCGTGTAACATACGAGTGCCGACATCTATAGTGCAGTGTAACAATTTGATGTATCTTTATACAAgtgacacaaaaataaaaaatattgcttataaACATCGATTTATTATCAACAATTACATCATATATTCTAATCACAGTATTATCAAATTACATTCAATCAAAATATCCTATGAATCGTAATACATAATAGCAACTTATGAGTAAAAACATCAAATACAAATCGCATTAGAAGTCAGCCAAATTGTGAATCAATCGTCTTCATGGCGATAAAATATGTCAAACATTTGCTACGTGTgaataatttgaatatattattCCAGAGTTACTACACTGGTTAAAATTTGGCGATCACGCGTCGGCTGAATTTATTCAATCCTAAAACTGTACTAATTTTATTAACTACTATAATAGAATTATGTCAAAAGTAAATCAAAACATGTTTCATTATcatctgaatattttttgtctatattgttttataaacaacCAAGTTTATAATAAGTCTGAATAAAAATTGTGGAGATTTCATAAATctcaataaataatgaaaatacagTTTCTTCATAGAACACAAAATATCGGCGACTAAGCAAgctgtattcataaatatacatCAAAAACAAGATTTTAAGAGGTTGAAGATagagcaaaaacacataaatacacATATACTACCTCgtcaataacattaaattagtCTCATTGTTACAATATTACGTCtaaaaattaaactatttctaaattaaaacTAGCAAACAAACCAGGTCCCTAAAACAAATTCTAATATAAAACTCAGTCCTTTGTCCAGTACACCTATCAAAACATTGTCATGACTACATAAACGcttacacaaacacacaaaatacTAGTTCTGTATTAGTCGTAATTTGATGGCATTTTAGCCAGTTCAGCAATAGCTTCGCCTTTTAGTTGGTGCAGGCTGGATACCCTGGCTAAAGATGTGTCCAAATATTTGTTGTACACTGCCTTATATTTGCAGTTATCTACATTGACAACTATTTTAGCCAGTTTCCTAATGATTGGGTCAATGTGTTCGAGGGAGTATCCTGAGTAGTACGAGAGTGTAGGGGTCCATACCTCCTCAAGCTTTTTGCTGGAGAGCAGGTACAGAGAGAGGCAGATGGCGGCGGCCGCCAGCTCCGAGGGCCGGTAGTGCGCCATCGAGTACTCAACAAGGCATAGATCTACGAAGTATTTGGCTAAGTGATGATTCTTTGAAGTTCCATGAGCAGCTTTTACaaacctgaaaaaaatatacaaaattaactCCTTGATACGATAACTATAATACTAAATATATAATTCGGAAactttacataaacaaaaatttataaaagtagACAATATTACTATACCTTCTCAAAAAGCTGAGTGGAATAGGTCTAGCGAGGCAGAAGCCAAGTTTCGCCATGATGTCCCTCTCGCACTGGAACATTTCGGCTCTGGAGTAGGCATTGTCAGTGACATACACGAAGTCACCGATGTCGGGCGCGTATATCTCTTCGTACTTGCTGGCTATGAACATCGCGGTCACGCCGACAAGCTGCAGCTGAGTCCTTGGAAGCGTTGGTACCTCCTGCAACacatttactttttaaatatgcGGGTCGTTATTAAGACTTGTACAAAAATTGAAATTGATTAATATGTAACTATCCTAATATAgttctttcaaaaatattaagtaaaaccATGTTTTAATCTCTGTGTGACAACATATTTCCTGATTAGTATGCAAATACAATAAGATCATTTGTAAACTCTATTTTAAACTTAGTAACAATAACGCCTTTTAAAATGAATCAAAAATCCTGCAACACATGTGAATATTTTcatgttattgtattatatctaATGTTGTGTGTAGAATAGTTACCTGTAGGTATCGGTCAATAATCCCAACTGTCAGGTGGAATGTCTCCAGCACCAAGGAGAACTGCCTCTGCACCTCTACAAGCCAGTCAATAAGAGTCGCCCTCATCTTGCCAGTGATTTCCTTCTGCAAagcaatataattattaaaagtgAACAAAGTGAACACAAACAATTCTATAATGACTCAATACTACAACAGATAAGTCAGTGTTTTAgctttatttgtatttacaagACAGTATCAACAAACTGaaacactacaagaaaaaaAGGGtactaaatttaaaaaaaagcataaGTACCTGATGCTTCAAATGTTCAACCTCAATAGGATACTTCTCTTCTAACTCggtcaaatatttataaatatcctTTATATAGATGGACATAAGCAGCGGGCTGTTGTTGTCTCCAGCGTCAATATCTTCAATGTCATCAGGTAGTTGAGGAGTCACGTTTAAGTCCTGTTTCAATGTAGCTTGTGCCAATTTCTTCCTATCTATAATGGAGGTGGTTCCCTGACCTTCCTCTAACTTCAACTTGCTAAGTGATTCTGTGGATACTTTAAGGAAAGGCTGCACTGctcttatttctttattttctttcaatgtTGGTAATTTTGATGTCTTCTTGGTTTCTTGAACCTTCTTAGTCTGAATGTAAATGTTTATCGATTCCTTCAGCTCGGATGGCTTGTTCTGCACATCTTTGAGGAttgcctaaaatattttttttagttcatTTAATTTCTAAGGATGAGGTTTGTGAAAATAAACTAGTAGAATATAGGaataaagtataatttaatatttgaaaaaaatatagatattcaaaaatgaaaaaaaatataggtgatagctgatattaaaaatattaaaacattctACAGTATACTATATAGAACTTTTATGACTATCatggtaattttattaagtGGTGAGTTGGCATGATAACATGTaacaaaaactgtaaaaaaaaaatttgaagtcACTCTAAATGATGTATGAATAAACCTTTAATGCAatcacagaaatatttttcttgttttatattagtattttcaaattttaaaaatggTTTTCATTACTCGCAACACAATGAACATGTCATTATATTAACACTGGAGGTAGAAGTTTATCTAAAAGATGATGTTCCCTTCTCATGTTTAAAACAGCATAAATATTTACCAATGCAGATAACTATGTGCAAAAGATAATAATAAGGTTGCATCAGCATTTATGGTACATTGTCTAAGTCACTCACCCTATTGCGAGCAGCGGCCCTTGCAGCAAGGCCTGCAGTGCTCTCCTCACGGCGCAGCGGAGGCCTCGACGACGGCTGAATGACTGCCACCTTGCTAGCAGCCAACCCTGTATCCACCTTCGACTGGACATGGCTGTAATTGCTGAGaaacaaagaaaactttttttttcatctacCTCCAtgacaaaaaattaaaagaattcACACATGAAGAATACGAAGCTAAATAAACGACCCACTAACCGATGATTGGAAAATAACTTTCAAGAATTTATAGAACTTGATAGATAATACAAAAGTCAAGGGAAAGTCACATGTAGATTCAACAGCTgacgaacaaaataataataagtgggTATCGGAAATTAATTACCTTTTTACAACAGCTCGATTTAGGGTCGCTTTCTTCTCGAACTCCGCGGTAGCAACAGCTACTTTACCACCGATTTCACGCTGCGTTTGAACATTAGTGTTGATGTCCCCCAAAGCCCCACGGACAGTCAAACCTTGCTTCTTAGTTGGTATCGCCACGTTGGCTTTTCCTTTAATAGCATATATATTTTCCTGGTCCTGGATCTGCTTCTTAGAACAAAAAATACACTAATCAGTAAGTTCAAAAAATATCGGTTGAATCCGATAACGACAATCTCTTACCGTTCGGTGTCTCCTCGTATGGATCTCCATTTTgacttgttttattatttagccCGTAAGCAAATCAGCAAACAGCCTCAGGCAGATCCTTAATTCTTAGTTTctccaatgcaatttttcttttCATCCAGCTGTGCCGCCACTGTCTAAGTTCGAACGAAATTCGTTTGCTTCGCTTGCTTTGCTTTGCTCGACTCCGCTCAAAATAACGGTTGATATTTCAATTATTCAATCAGTTGCCTATGGTTTTCTGTGATTGGCTAAATTCTAATAATTATGATTGGTCCAAACGCTCAATACGAAAGTCAACCTCAGTACTCTTTAACTTTTGCAAGCTctttaactgaaaaataaaagaaaatatttctatttacaaacaaaaataatttgtgtacgtttaattattattttgaaaactttagcctacttataatttttttattaatataacaaGATAGTGAGTTGACTGATATCCGCTGATTCGTTTATTTCTTGTCTATGGTAAATTTTCTGATATTCTCGTTTTCAATTTGTCTATGATTAATGCGTGATTTTGTTCTCTTCCAATCAAGTCAATCATTTAATATCCTTTGAACTATACCAAATTGGTTATTTGGGAGCAAGTGATTGAGAAGGCAGTTGATTTAAAAACTAACTCATTACACCATGTTATGATTTTTCCAGGGGATATTCTAGTACACACACCTAGCTCTATATATTCTCGATTGTCTATGAAAAAACGTTCCGTTCCTCCTAATTATCTTGGAGTGTTTCattttacgtatttattatatctatgccTTTCTATGACAATCAATCAATTGACAGTTCTTCGCGTTTATTACGAGCACGTATTTTGtgatacaatattaaattatattaccgGGTCGATTTTCCTGAGAGAACAATACTCTTACTCAGTAACATCTAACTATTTAATCACGACTCTATTAAGATGTAAGATAATATTTGAATATCCGTTCAATATCAACCCATGCGGCATTTGtaacattatttgtttgttctCAGTTTTCTCGAGAATGGTGCAGAAAGGTCCTCGTCCGTTGGTGCTGTGTGGACCTTCTGGGTCAGGCAAGAGTACTTTGTTGAAACGCCTTCTCAAAGAATTCCCGGATAAATTCGGGTTTAGTGTGTCGCACACCACAAGGAGTCCTCGTCCAGGTGAAAAGAATGGTGTTCACTACCACTTCACCACCAAAGAAGACATGAGCGCCGCTATAGCGAGAGGAGAGTTTATAGAGACCGCAACTTTCAGTGGCAACATGTATGGAACAAGGCaagtacattttgttttctgaaGAATCTCAATTGGCCATGTGCTTGTTGTTTTGGGCTCATTGGCATATTGCCAAAAACGAGGTGCTCTTATTCATAAAGTCATTGTTTTCTTAAATGCATTTACAGCAATATCTTGttaaattctttataaatacattgttTACTGGCTTGTCTGTCTGTAAGAACATAATCCTGTTAGTTATAAAACTGCAGAGAACAGTTGCTGTTATGAACATTTTCTATGTGACCTAATAACCAAAGTTATTTTGAAACTTTCAGTAAACAAGCTGTGGATGATGTGCGGTGCACGGGCAGGATCTGTGTGCTGGACATTGAGATGGAGGGAGTGAAACAAGTGAAGAAAACTGATCTCAACCCACTGCTGGTGTTTGTGATGCCACCTTCCATTGAGGAGTTGGAGAGGCGGCTGCGAGCTCGCAACACTGAACAAGAGGATGCTTTGGCTAAGAGGCTGGAGACAGCACGCAAAGAAATTGTGTTTGGTGAGTACTCTTTATTCAATCtgataaaaaacatttattagtaATTTGTCTTATCAAAACTGCAAAAGAAATTAAACCTATTATTTACATCTGTCTATGAATAATATGTTTACTCTGTACTGTATAAAATTATCAACTGAAGGCCATTTCTActattaggtataataaaattgGTTTATTCAATTATTGCATTTTATGAAGCATACAAAATCAATTTGGATTTGTTATCCTACATTGAACAAACATAACTGCAGTTCAAATAGCcttcaattttaaaaaaagtacTTTAGTAAGAGATTTATTTTAGTGCTTGTTAATAAATGATACCTTAGCACTTGAATCCTATTTCATAATAAGCAAAGAactattttacattaaaacataatcattgattgtcaattttaatacataggaaCAGCAAATAGCTGGAGTTATACATACAGTGGTATGTATAATGtacaataaacatacaaaagTTACCAATATTTAAACCCAAAACAGTTTTCACAGAAAGATAGTAGAATGCAAAAACAGAATCTTGAAAACAATAAAGTCAAGCACTATATGTAAAGAAGAATGTCTCTTACAATAAACCTCTTTTCTTTACACAGATACAAAAACATTTCCATAATAACAACATGGATGTTTTCGCAGGAATAATATTTGCACTGCTTACGCAACTTGTTTTATTATCAACTAGCTgctgcccgcaacttcgtccaCGTGGACGCTATAAAACATCAaagatttctttattttgtattcatgAGTAATACACCTGCGCTATAAATTTTGGAAACTAACCCATACGatagaatcatttatttgcctTAAACATGTGTATATGTTACGGGAAATTTGATAAGTCTGGGCACTATTAATAATGGCCGGCCTGTATTCATAATGCCCTACTCAATTAGGCAATATGATAAAACAGCATGGTTAATCAATTTTCCGGgccattatgaataatgcccaccCTATCttgggaaaaataataaaataggtgAATTGCTGTGTTTTTACTTATTAAATGAAATCAAactaacaatattttcttaaaaaggtAACAAAAATATGCTATTGAACATAGTAGTTAAAAAATTAACTgtcaaaaatgtaataacacaATTAGTTTCTACGTACTTTGATAACAATATCACTTAAGAAAAATAGTGACATGAGAATAATCAACAGATATATCCCATAAGGAAGGACAGTGCAAGAAAGTTATTAAGTTTTGAACGATTTATTCTTGCGAGATAAGCTTTTGTGACATTTGGTGCATTCACAACGTATTGAATTGCAGTCACCACTGCAGTTACGATGCTGGAAGCCTCGTCCAGCAAAATGCGAGTATTTTCGAGCGCATTCTCCTGACTTCTTTCGTGGACCACTGACTGACCAAATATTCACAACTACAAATattcagcactttttgaacttca
Above is a window of Helicoverpa zea isolate HzStark_Cry1AcR chromosome 1, ilHelZeax1.1, whole genome shotgun sequence DNA encoding:
- the LOC124632737 gene encoding G2/mitotic-specific cyclin-B isoform X3, whose translation is MEIHTRRHRTIQDQENIYAIKGKANVAIPTKKQGLTVRGALGDINTNVQTQREIGGKVAVATAEFEKKATLNRAVVKSNYSHVQSKVDTGLAASKVAVIQPSSRPPLRREESTAGLAARAAARNRAILKDVQNKPSELKESINIYIQTKKVQETKKTSKLPTLKENKEIRAVQPFLKVSTESLSKLKLEEGQGTTSIIDRKKLAQATLKQDLNVTPQLPDDIEDIDAGDNNSPLLMSIYIKDIYKYLTELEEKYPIEVEHLKHQKEITGKMRATLIDWLVEVQRQFSLVLETFHLTVGIIDRYLQEVPTLPRTQLQLVGVTAMFIASKYEEIYAPDIGDFVYVTDNAYSRAEMFQCERDIMAKLGFCLARPIPLSFLRRFVKAAHGTSKNHHLAKYFVDLCLVEYSMAHYRPSELAAAAICLSLYLLSSKKLEEVWTPTLSYYSGYSLEHIDPIIRKLAKIVVNVDNCKYKAVYNKYLDTSLARVSSLHQLKGEAIAELAKMPSNYD
- the LOC124632737 gene encoding G2/mitotic-specific cyclin-B isoform X2, coding for MEIHTRRHRTQIQDQENIYAIKGKANVAIPTKKQGLTVRGALGDINTNVQTQREIGGKVAVATAEFEKKATLNRAVVKSNYSHVQSKVDTGLAASKVAVIQPSSRPPLRREESTAGLAARAAARNRAILKDVQNKPSELKESINIYIQTKKVQETKKTSKLPTLKENKEIRAVQPFLKVSTESLSKLKLEEGQGTTSIIDRKKLAQATLKQDLNVTPQLPDDIEDIDAGDNNSPLLMSIYIKDIYKYLTELEEKYPIEVEHLKHQKEITGKMRATLIDWLVEVQRQFSLVLETFHLTVGIIDRYLQEVPTLPRTQLQLVGVTAMFIASKYEEIYAPDIGDFVYVTDNAYSRAEMFQCERDIMAKLGFCLARPIPLSFLRRFVKAAHGTSKNHHLAKYFVDLCLVEYSMAHYRPSELAAAAICLSLYLLSSKKLEEVWTPTLSYYSGYSLEHIDPIIRKLAKIVVNVDNCKYKAVYNKYLDTSLARVSSLHQLKGEAIAELAKMPSNYD
- the LOC124632737 gene encoding G2/mitotic-specific cyclin-B isoform X1 produces the protein MEIHTRRHRTKQIQDQENIYAIKGKANVAIPTKKQGLTVRGALGDINTNVQTQREIGGKVAVATAEFEKKATLNRAVVKSNYSHVQSKVDTGLAASKVAVIQPSSRPPLRREESTAGLAARAAARNRAILKDVQNKPSELKESINIYIQTKKVQETKKTSKLPTLKENKEIRAVQPFLKVSTESLSKLKLEEGQGTTSIIDRKKLAQATLKQDLNVTPQLPDDIEDIDAGDNNSPLLMSIYIKDIYKYLTELEEKYPIEVEHLKHQKEITGKMRATLIDWLVEVQRQFSLVLETFHLTVGIIDRYLQEVPTLPRTQLQLVGVTAMFIASKYEEIYAPDIGDFVYVTDNAYSRAEMFQCERDIMAKLGFCLARPIPLSFLRRFVKAAHGTSKNHHLAKYFVDLCLVEYSMAHYRPSELAAAAICLSLYLLSSKKLEEVWTPTLSYYSGYSLEHIDPIIRKLAKIVVNVDNCKYKAVYNKYLDTSLARVSSLHQLKGEAIAELAKMPSNYD
- the LOC124631244 gene encoding guanylate kinase isoform X1, whose translation is MTINQLTVLRVYYEHVFCDTILNYITGSIFLREQYSYSVTSNYLITTLLRFFSRMVQKGPRPLVLCGPSGSGKSTLLKRLLKEFPDKFGFSVSHTTRSPRPGEKNGVHYHFTTKEDMSAAIARGEFIETATFSGNMYGTSKQAVDDVRCTGRICVLDIEMEGVKQVKKTDLNPLLVFVMPPSIEELERRLRARNTEQEDALAKRLETARKEIVFGQEPGNFHIIILNDNLDKAYSELREFISQNMEEKERDDKDKNGGDN
- the LOC124631244 gene encoding guanylate kinase isoform X2, which produces MTINQLTVLRVYYEHVFCDTILNYITGSIFLREQYSYSVTSNYLITTLLRFFSRMVQKGPRPLVLCGPSGSGKSTLLKRLLKEFPDKFGFSVSHTTRSPRPGEKNGVHYHFTTKEDMSAAIARGEFIETATFSGNMYGTSKQAVDDVRCTGRICVLDIEMEGVKQVKKTDLNPLLVFVMPPSIEELERRLRARNTEQEDALAKRLETARKEIVFGQEPGNFHIIILNDNLDKAYSELREFISQNMEEKERAVLRGF
- the LOC124631244 gene encoding guanylate kinase isoform X3; translation: MVQKGPRPLVLCGPSGSGKSTLLKRLLKEFPDKFGFSVSHTTRSPRPGEKNGVHYHFTTKEDMSAAIARGEFIETATFSGNMYGTSKQAVDDVRCTGRICVLDIEMEGVKQVKKTDLNPLLVFVMPPSIEELERRLRARNTEQEDALAKRLETARKEIVFGQEPGNFHIIILNDNLDKAYSELREFISQNMEEKERDDKDKNGGDN